A window of the Cytophagaceae bacterium genome harbors these coding sequences:
- a CDS encoding MotA/TolQ/ExbB proton channel family protein — MEKKTKAPAAKPAKKSAGINPALVIPILFAIALLIYIFILGSPDNFEDGATKHDPKNAMGIIYSGGVIVPILMTFMLVVLVFTLERLITLSKAGGKGNLDAFVSRVRTLLDQNNLADALKECEKQKGTVGNVTKVAVEKYSQLQGDTGLNKEQKLAALQKEIEEATTLELPMLEKNLTILSTLAAVSTLVALLGTVLGMIRSFFALGAGGGAPDASALAKGIAEALINTALGIGTSAISIIVYNYLTASIDTLTYKIDEIGMSLQQNFSAHN; from the coding sequence ATGGAAAAAAAGACAAAAGCCCCAGCTGCTAAGCCAGCAAAAAAAAGTGCGGGAATTAACCCAGCGTTAGTTATTCCTATCCTTTTTGCAATCGCACTTTTAATTTACATTTTTATTCTTGGTTCACCAGACAACTTCGAAGACGGTGCAACAAAGCACGATCCTAAAAACGCCATGGGTATCATTTATTCAGGTGGTGTAATCGTTCCTATCCTTATGACATTTATGCTTGTTGTATTGGTTTTCACACTTGAAAGACTAATCACTCTTAGCAAAGCTGGCGGAAAAGGTAATCTTGATGCTTTCGTAAGCAGAGTTAGGACTCTTTTGGACCAAAACAATCTTGCTGATGCACTTAAAGAGTGTGAAAAACAAAAAGGAACTGTAGGTAATGTAACCAAAGTTGCTGTTGAGAAATATTCTCAGCTTCAGGGAGATACAGGTCTGAACAAAGAACAAAAACTAGCAGCTCTTCAGAAAGAAATCGAAGAAGCTACTACTTTGGAACTTCCTATGCTGGAGAAAAACCTTACCATCCTTTCTACTTTGGCTGCGGTTTCAACACTAGTTGCCCTTTTAGGAACGGTATTAGGTATGATTCGTTCATTCTTTGCTTTGGGTGCTGGTGGTGGTGCTCCGGATGCTTCTGCTCTTGCAAAAGGTATCGCTGAAGCCCTTATCAACACTGCGTTGGGTATTGGTACTTCTGCAATCTCAATCATTGTTTACAACTATCTTACTGCGTCAATTGATACTTTGACTTACAAAATTGATGAAATTGGCATGAGCCTTCAACAAAATTTCTCAGCTCATAACTAA
- a CDS encoding biopolymer transporter ExbD, giving the protein MAAVKPKRHGPAMDMTAMSDVAFLLLTFFIMTTQFRSQETVAINTPSSISKFKVEDSNVGTISITPEGHYYFGMADPNERRSFINALNTNYNLGLSASEQAEFTKLAEVGMSRDQLKSFINLPPADKKRAKLPGIPLDSTNNELVQWVQTYGQINPKGTLAIRGDIQTQYPAVKLLFNELGKEKIFKFKLITKGE; this is encoded by the coding sequence ATGGCAGCAGTAAAACCTAAACGTCATGGACCGGCTATGGACATGACTGCGATGTCGGATGTGGCATTCCTGTTATTGACTTTCTTTATCATGACAACTCAATTTAGAAGTCAGGAAACAGTTGCAATCAATACGCCATCGTCAATTTCAAAATTTAAAGTTGAAGACTCAAACGTTGGAACTATTTCAATAACCCCTGAAGGTCACTATTACTTTGGTATGGCCGACCCTAATGAACGCAGGAGTTTTATCAATGCTCTTAATACCAATTATAATTTGGGACTCTCTGCCTCAGAACAGGCCGAATTTACCAAATTGGCTGAGGTTGGTATGAGCAGGGATCAATTGAAAAGTTTTATCAATTTGCCTCCGGCTGACAAAAAAAGAGCCAAACTCCCGGGTATTCCGTTGGATTCTACCAACAATGAACTCGTACAGTGGGTACAAACTTATGGTCAAATAAACCCTAAAGGCACACTTGCCATCAGGGGTGACATTCAGACTCAGTATCCGGCAGTGAAACTACTTTTTAATGAGCTTGGGAAAGAGAAGATTTTTAAGTTCAAATTAATCACCAAAGGAGAATAA
- a CDS encoding biopolymer transporter ExbD, which translates to MAEIIEKDSSGKKGGKVRSKKAPGRPDMTPMVDLGFLLITFFIFTTTFSKPNMMKLNLPEKDEEKKAEDQEKAEIKLSNTITIIMGKDNRLFWYQQAVADVKAADLNETDYSAKGIRSEIQKKKIAALDSSKFTVIIKPTDEANFKNTVDILDEMEITGNKLFALVDLQQNEVDAYKEKMKTPKANN; encoded by the coding sequence ATGGCAGAAATAATTGAAAAAGACAGTAGCGGGAAAAAAGGTGGTAAAGTAAGATCTAAAAAAGCCCCTGGAAGACCTGATATGACACCCATGGTGGACTTAGGTTTTCTATTGATTACTTTCTTCATATTTACGACTACTTTTAGTAAGCCCAATATGATGAAACTTAATCTTCCCGAGAAAGATGAAGAGAAAAAAGCTGAAGATCAGGAAAAAGCTGAAATTAAATTGTCAAATACCATTACAATTATTATGGGTAAAGACAACAGACTTTTCTGGTATCAGCAAGCAGTGGCGGATGTTAAAGCAGCAGATTTAAATGAAACTGATTATTCGGCAAAAGGTATCAGATCCGAAATTCAAAAGAAAAAAATTGCGGCTTTGGACAGTTCTAAATTTACGGTAATTATCAAACCCACCGATGAGGCCAATTTCAAAAACACAGTGGACATACTCGATGAGATGGAAATAACCGGTAATAAACTTTTTGCATTAGTTGACTTACAACAAAACGAAGTTGATGCATATAAGGAGAAAATGAAAACACCGAAAGCGAATAACTAA
- a CDS encoding TonB family protein — protein MANNKETLDDIVFEHRNKEYGAYFLRKNYKNYLTRAFLFGTGFFILVFGGAYTYTNVIVPKLQKDNLREVEIDMSKLKEEKKEEEKKLEELPPPPPPKKVEQEEVATIKFLPPEPKKDEEVIIETPPPAQSEIDNKKVSNVTKEGVEDVGGIDIADDQQEVVEIVKVEKPVEEEIFTAVEQQPDFPGGQSAMYKFLGENIKYPAAAQRANVSGRVFVKFVVEKDGSIGAVEVLKGIGFGCDEEAIRVIKSMPKWNPGRQNGKNVRVFYNMPVVYKLD, from the coding sequence ATGGCAAACAATAAAGAAACCTTAGATGACATAGTATTTGAGCACCGTAACAAAGAATACGGAGCGTATTTTCTAAGGAAAAACTACAAAAATTATCTGACCCGTGCATTTTTATTTGGTACCGGTTTTTTTATTTTGGTCTTTGGAGGAGCTTATACTTATACCAATGTCATCGTCCCAAAACTTCAGAAGGATAACCTCAGAGAAGTGGAAATTGACATGAGTAAGCTTAAAGAGGAGAAAAAAGAGGAAGAGAAGAAATTAGAAGAACTTCCACCTCCGCCTCCACCCAAAAAAGTTGAACAGGAAGAAGTGGCAACTATCAAATTTTTACCTCCAGAGCCTAAAAAAGACGAAGAGGTGATTATTGAAACTCCTCCACCTGCCCAAAGTGAAATTGACAACAAAAAAGTGTCAAATGTAACTAAAGAAGGGGTAGAAGATGTAGGTGGTATTGATATCGCCGATGACCAACAGGAAGTTGTTGAAATCGTAAAGGTTGAAAAACCAGTAGAAGAGGAAATCTTTACAGCGGTTGAGCAACAGCCTGATTTTCCGGGTGGTCAATCAGCTATGTACAAGTTTTTGGGTGAAAACATTAAATACCCTGCTGCAGCTCAAAGAGCCAACGTTTCGGGTAGGGTTTTCGTGAAATTTGTAGTAGAAAAAGACGGTTCTATCGGAGCAGTAGAAGTATTGAAAGGAATAGGTTTTGGTTGCGACGAAGAAGCAATCAGGGTTATCAAATCAATGCCTAAATGGAATCCGGGACGTCAGAATGGTAAAAACGTAAGGGTGTTCTATAACATGCCTGTAGTTTACAAACTCGATTAA
- a CDS encoding C4-dicarboxylate ABC transporter, translating to MLYVISLGYIALGVFVFIKKWFLTYLDDLTAVMLGILFTAYGAFRLFRAYQSSKEEH from the coding sequence ATGCTTTATGTAATCAGTTTGGGTTACATAGCTTTAGGAGTTTTTGTATTCATAAAAAAATGGTTTCTAACCTACCTTGATGATCTCACGGCTGTGATGTTAGGAATTTTATTCACGGCCTATGGTGCATTCAGGTTGTTCAGAGCATATCAATCATCTAAAGAGGAGCATTAA
- a CDS encoding substrate-binding domain-containing protein, with protein sequence MKNLKSLSLVFFLLAVLLSCDNKKPIINEGTVKLAIDESLWPVSEALIQSYKVHYPKTNFIPIIVPETKGIKMLFDDSVTLAITTRGFNSEELRVMKSREVKYIPALCGLDAVMLVTSKSFPDSSISQEKLRYMLTSPDSKTELIFDKAASSNYNTIVEKLKIKNVNLKNVYSADGNLQVLNEVKKHQNAIGFLGYNWVSDEDNYDSQKLLENIKILAVGDSTGKKFAKATWKNINKRIYPFERYVYMHTMSKSWGVENGFIRFSCAKTGQLVIEKIGLIPYYLIPKEFFLEKKPI encoded by the coding sequence ATGAAAAATCTAAAGTCTTTATCACTTGTATTTTTTCTACTGGCGGTATTGTTAAGTTGTGACAATAAAAAACCAATCATTAACGAAGGAACTGTAAAACTGGCAATAGACGAATCATTGTGGCCGGTAAGTGAAGCCTTGATTCAATCATACAAGGTTCATTACCCTAAAACCAATTTTATTCCAATAATAGTACCCGAAACCAAAGGGATAAAAATGCTTTTTGATGATAGTGTTACACTGGCTATCACAACCCGGGGATTTAATTCGGAAGAGCTTCGGGTAATGAAATCAAGAGAAGTTAAATATATTCCGGCTCTTTGCGGACTAGACGCTGTGATGCTTGTTACAAGTAAATCTTTTCCAGACTCTTCAATTTCTCAGGAAAAACTCAGGTATATGCTTACTAGTCCCGATTCAAAAACTGAGCTTATTTTTGATAAAGCCGCTTCTTCCAATTACAACACAATTGTCGAAAAATTAAAAATAAAAAATGTAAATCTTAAAAATGTTTATTCTGCAGACGGAAACCTTCAAGTGCTCAATGAAGTTAAAAAACATCAAAACGCAATCGGTTTTCTTGGATACAATTGGGTAAGTGACGAAGACAATTATGATAGCCAAAAATTGTTGGAAAATATAAAAATATTAGCCGTTGGGGATTCTACCGGGAAAAAATTCGCTAAAGCAACCTGGAAAAATATCAACAAAAGAATTTACCCTTTTGAGCGATATGTTTACATGCATACTATGTCAAAAAGCTGGGGAGTAGAAAATGGTTTTATCAGGTTTAGTTGTGCAAAAACAGGCCAATTGGTCATCGAAAAAATAGGTTTGATCCCTTATTATCTAATTCCTAAAGAGTTTTTTTTAGAGAAAAAACCTATTTAA
- a CDS encoding adenylate kinase yields MYNLVIFGPPGAGKGTQSEKIIKEFNLAHISTGDMFRMHISNDTEIGKKVKQILADGMLVPDSITIEMLEEEVTRNPDVKGFIFDGFPRTVNQAEALDIFLAGKGESINLVLQLDVNQEVIKERIAERQKISGRADDDADKLVKRIDEYFTKTIHVLPFYENQGKVTKVNGIGKIDEIFENISKAIKSSM; encoded by the coding sequence ATGTACAATTTAGTAATATTTGGTCCTCCGGGTGCCGGCAAAGGTACACAATCAGAAAAAATAATTAAAGAATTTAATCTGGCTCATATTTCCACCGGTGATATGTTTAGAATGCATATTTCAAATGATACCGAAATTGGAAAAAAAGTAAAACAAATTCTGGCTGATGGCATGCTTGTTCCTGATTCTATTACAATAGAGATGCTTGAAGAAGAAGTCACCAGAAATCCCGATGTTAAAGGTTTTATTTTTGACGGTTTTCCAAGAACTGTTAATCAGGCGGAAGCTTTGGATATTTTTCTCGCAGGAAAAGGTGAAAGCATAAATTTGGTCCTTCAACTTGATGTAAATCAGGAAGTTATTAAAGAAAGAATTGCAGAAAGACAAAAAATCAGTGGACGGGCTGACGATGATGCCGATAAACTGGTAAAAAGAATTGACGAATATTTTACAAAAACTATTCACGTGCTGCCTTTTTATGAGAATCAGGGTAAAGTAACAAAAGTCAATGGAATAGGTAAAATTGATGAAATCTTTGAAAATATATCAAAAGCAATAAAAAGTAGCATGTAA